The window ACCAAAATGGAAGCTGCAGCTGTATTACTCATTACATTTGAGAGTAAGACCGCTACCAAGCAAAAGATAATGGCTATAAATACTTTTGGCAAGGGCAAAGCATTGATTTTCACCATAACTATTTCTGCTAGTCCTACTTCTACCAGCGCAATGCCAAGGGCAAGCCCTCCGGCCACCAACATAAGTGTATCCCAAGGCAGGCTTCGTACATGTTCTGAGTGGATGACCTGGGTCATAGTGAGGAAGACAATGGGAATGGCAGAAGTAGCTGCAACAGGTATGCCATGCAATGGCTCAGTCAGCCACATCAAAACAGTAAACATTAAAGTGAAAATAACAGCATTTTTTTCAAAAGGCCTGACTTCGCCTTTGGCTTTAGGAAGAAGAGAAAGGTCAAGGGTTACCCCCGAAAAGTCTCTTGTTTTGCAAAGGAATTTCCAAAATAACCAAACCAAAATCAACCCGGTAGGAAAACCTACTACCATCCAATCTATAAAAGTAATATTTATGCCTTTCTCTTGTAAAGCGCCTACTGCAATTGCATTTGGTGTACTGCCAATGATGGTACCAACTCCTCCCACCGAGGCAGCTGCCGGTATTGCCGTTAATAAAGCCTTTCCATAGGCTGAATCTTTTCCAATTATCCGAACAAGAGGTAAAATGGAAGAAATCATCATTGCAGTGGTTGCTGTATTCGACATGACCATACTGGCAATGGCCGTGGTCATCATCATCCCTAATAGTAAACCTTCAGGTTTATGGCCGAATTTACTAACTGTAAACTGAAAAAGCTGTCGATCTAATTCTACCAAACTCATGGCTTTTGCTAAAAAAAAACCACCGAGTAAAAGCCAAATCACATTACTGGTCCAAGTACTCACATAGAGCTCCGGCGGCATGGTTTTATCAAAGAAGAAGTCTGTGCTGAACCCTAGTAAAAGGGTAGCAATAATAAAGATTCCGACAGCAAAGGGAGGTAAAGCTTCGGATATCCATAAGCCTATCGCCAAAATACTAATAAAAAACACAAAATTAACTGGGGCCTCGTAACCTATCTTGCTAAAAAAATAGCTGATTATTAGTGCAATTAAAAAATTCCCAACAAATGTCGAAGTACTGAAAATCCAATT of the Cyclobacterium marinum DSM 745 genome contains:
- a CDS encoding SLC13 family permease, translated to MFEADSRSGARNLYRKLKLNWIFSTSTFVGNFLIALIISYFFSKIGYEAPVNFVFFISILAIGLWISEALPPFAVGIFIIATLLLGFSTDFFFDKTMPPELYVSTWTSNVIWLLLGGFFLAKAMSLVELDRQLFQFTVSKFGHKPEGLLLGMMMTTAIASMVMSNTATTAMMISSILPLVRIIGKDSAYGKALLTAIPAAASVGGVGTIIGSTPNAIAVGALQEKGINITFIDWMVVGFPTGLILVWLFWKFLCKTRDFSGVTLDLSLLPKAKGEVRPFEKNAVIFTLMFTVLMWLTEPLHGIPVAATSAIPIVFLTMTQVIHSEHVRSLPWDTLMLVAGGLALGIALVEVGLAEIVMVKINALPLPKVFIAIIFCLVAVLLSNVMSNTAAASILVPLSLALPGIYGIAGPVMVAISCSCSLLLPVSTPANAIAFATGMVEQKDFRPGGVFFIFLGPILAFLAVMAWVLVLL